GCGAGCTGGTCGAGGAGGTTGCTGCGCCCGTTGGTCACGAGGTCGCGCACGACGGCAAGCGTGCCCGGGCCGAGGCCGGGCGTGGCGTCGAGTGTGCCGTCGGCGAGCAGCAGCGCGAGGTCGTCGGCGTCGAGGGCGGTCAGGGCGCGGGCGGCGTTGTGGTACGCGCGCGTCTTGAACGGGTTGTCGCCGCGCAGTTCGAGGAGTTGGCCGATCCGTTCGAGGGCGTCGGCGGCGGCGCGCGAGTCCATGCGGCCAAGCTAACCGCGACTCGACCGGACCTCAGCTTATTACCTCCGGGAGGCATTGGCTAACTTCCTGGTCTACTCTCCCGCGGAGTCTCCCATGCTGCAGGTCCCCGTGCACGAAGCCAAGACGCACCTCTCCCGCTTGCTGGCCGCCGTCGAGCGGGGGGAAGAGGTGGTGATCATGCGCGACCGCACGCCGGTAGCGCGGCTGGTGGCGTTCGAGGAGAAGCGCCGGCACCCGGTGTTCGGCGACATGCGCGGCCAGCTCGGGGACATGCCGCCCGAAGCCTTCGCCCCGATGACCGACGAAGAAGCAGAGGAGTGGGGGTTCTGAGCGCCGCGCCCCCGCCGCGCCTCCGCATCCTGCTCGACACGCACGCGCTCGTCTGGAACCGCGCCGGGAGCACGAAGCTCTCGGCCGCCGCCCGGGCCGCACTCGACGACCCCGCGAACGAGAAGTTCGTGAGCGCGGCGACGGCCTGGGAGGTGTGCACCAAGTTCCACCTCGGCAAGTGGCCCGACGTCGCGGCGCTTGCCGAGGACTTCACGCGGCGGATCGTTGCCGGCGGGTACACGCCACTGTCGGTGACGACCGAGCACGCCCAGGAGGCCGGCGCGCTGCCCCAACACCACCGCGACCCGTTCGACCGCATGCTCATCGCGCAGGCGCTCGCCGAGCGCATGCCGCTCGTCTCGAACGAGGCGCTGTTCGACCGGTACGGCGTGCGGCGGATCTGGTAGTGCAGAGGGGCGCTTCGAGCGCCCCTCGCCTGCTCCCGCCCGCGGCGCCCCGCTACGCGCGAGCGCTCGTGACGTCGGCGAGGAACGGCAGCACCGCCGCGAACAGCGCCTCCGGCTGCTCGACGTAGGGCACGTGCCCGCACCGTTCCAGCACGGCGAGCCGCGCGCCCGGCACGGCGGCGACGAGCGCCTCGCTCGACGCGAGTGGGATCGGGTCCTCGCGTCCGTGCGCGACGAACACGGGGCAGGCGATCCGGCCGAGGTGCGGCAGGAGGTCGTAGTCGCCTAACGACTCCCAGACGCTCTGCTGCACGCGCCCGGTGACGCGGAAGGGCGTGAGGTCGCGCGCCTTGTCCGGGTCGAAGAAGTAGCCCGCCACGGACAGCTCGAACGCGCGCTGGCGGTAGGCGTCCGGGTCGCGCTCGCGGAGCCCGCCCGCGGCGAGCTCGGCGCGCATGGCGGCGATGCGCGGGTCCTGCGAGCGGCGGGCGAACTCGCCCTCGAACTGCTCGCGCAGCCGGCGCGTCACGGGCGCCGGGTCGACGAGGGTGAGCGACGCCGGCGCGACGCGGGCGTGTGCCGGCGGCCCGCCCACGGGCGCGCCTAACGCGGGCAGCACGACGCCCGCCGCGTCGAGCGCGTAGAGTAGCGCGAGCAGCCCGCCCCACGAGTACCCGACGAGGTGCAGCGGCCGGTCGCCGACCAGCTCCCCCGCGACGCGCGCGAGGTCGTCGACGTGCGTGCGCCAGGTGACGGGGCCGACGTCGTCGGCCGCCGCCTTCGAGTGCCCGCCGCCGCGCTGGTCGTAGAACACGCAGTCGTACGCGTCGGCGAGGCGGAGGAGTTGCGGCAAGAGGTACCGGTGGTCCGCCCCCGGACCGCCGTGCAGGACGAGGAGGCGGGGCACGTCGGACGCGGCCGAGTCGGGGCCCGCTGCTTCAGAACCCCAAGTGGCCCAGTAGAGCGGGCGCGTGGTCGTCGTCGTCTCGCCCGCGGCGCGCGGGGCGGGGATGGGGAGCGGCATGGGGCGAAGATAGTGCGCGCTCCGCCGCCCCCCGGCCTACCCCCGGCGCCGTAGCCCGGCGAACATGGCGCCCACTGGCATCTGAAACTCGGGCACGACACCCTCGCCGCGTGCCACGTCGTGCTCGCCGAGCCACCGGACCGGGCCGGACGGGTGGTAGACCGTCACGCTCCGGGCGCGCGGGTCGACGACCCAGACGAGTCGCGCCCCGGACTCGAGGTAGTCCCGAACTTTGCCCATGATTTCGCTTGCGGTGTTCGAAGGCGAGAGCACCTCGACGGCCAGGTCTGGCGGGAACACCTCGTCGGGGCCGTCCTCGTCGGGTACCCCGTCGGGCTGGCGCGCCGCCTCGACGAACGAAACGTCGGGCGAGAGGAGGAGCGGCGGTTCGCGGCGCAGAAGGAACCCTGTCGACGAGTCGAATACCTCCCCCAGCCCTCGCGGGGTGACGTGGGCCGCGAGCGCGGCCAGGATGCGGGCGGCGACGGAGCCGTGTGCGCGGCGGCCTGGTGACAGGTCGAGGTCCTCGTCCATGTAGCGCAGGACGCCGTCGACGAGCTCGACGCGCGCTTCATCCGGCAGCGCGAAGAATTCTTCGAGCGTCATGCGCGTCCCGTGGGGCGGGACGTTCTCGTGCGGCGGGGCGGTGACGGCCATCGTCGGAACCCGTTACGGGTTCGGGGCGGGCGTCGGGTCGAGGTCCGCGAACACCTCTGCGGTCACCACGCGCAAACCGGGGAGGACGTCGCCCCCGTCGAGCACGTCGTCGCCGCGCAGCACCTGCGGCAGCGCCCGGGGCCGGTGGACGGTGATCGTGCGCGCGTCGGTGTTCACCTCCCACACCACCGCCACGCCGTGCGTGAGGTAGTCGACGACCTTGCGGGCGACGTTAGCCGGCCGGCTGGTCGGGGAGAGCACCTCGACGGCGAGGTCCGGCGGCCCCTCGAGCACGCCGCGCCCGATGGGGCCCGGGAGCCGCGCGTACGAGATGAACATCCCGTCCGGGCACCGCACCAGGTCCGGGTCGCGCCGCAGCCGCGTCGCGGTCTCGGCCGCAAACACCCGACCGAGCCGGTGCCGCTTGACGTGGTTGCGAAGCAGCGCGCCGAGCTCGAGCGCCACCACGCCGTGCGGCCCCCCCGCGCCGGTCACGACGCCGTCCGGGTACGTCGGTACGAACACGCCATCCACGATCTCGCCGGGGTCCTCGTCCGGCCACGCCAGCAGCTCCTCCGCCGTCGTGGGCGGGTTGATCCGGGCGGACACTTCGAGCTTCACAGCAGCCGTCATCCGTCCCTCCGTCGCGGGTCCCGCCCGAAGCATACGCTCGGCTCGGCGCGGCCCGCTACTCGGCCGCGGTCGACCACCTCACGCGAACCGCGCGACCACGCCGACCGTGTTCACGTGCACCGCGACCGTGTCGCGCACGTCGCGCCCGTACCCCCCGGCGATCGTCGCGCACACCGGGATCCCCACCTCGCGGCACGCCTCGAGCACCATCCAGTCGCGCCGCACGAGCCCCTCGAACGTCAGCTTCAACCGCCCCAGCCGGTCCCCCTCGTGCGGGTCCGCCCCGGCGAGGTAGACGACGAGGTCGGGCGCCGCGTCGCGCAGCACGCGCGGCAGGTGCGCGCCTAACAGGGCGAGGTACTCCGCGTCGCCGGTGCCGTCGGCGAGCTCGACGTCCCGCGTGCCCGGCACCTTGTGGAAGGGGAAGTTCTTCGCGCCGTGCATCGAGAACGTGTACACGTCCGGGTCGCCCGCGAAGCAGGCGTGCGTGCCGTTCCCCTGGTGCACGTCGAGGTCGACGACGCACGCGCGCCTGACGTGCCCGCCGCGGCGCAGCCGGCGGAGCGCCACCGCGACGTCGTTGAACGTGCAGAACCCCTCGCCCCGGTCGGGGAACGCGTGGTGCGTGCCGCCGGCGAGGTTCATCGCCACGCCGTACTGCAGCGCGGCCTCCGCCGCCTCGCACGTGCCGCGCACGACGCGGTACGCGCGCTCGACGAACGCCTCCGACCACGGCAGGCCGATGCGGCGCTGCTCCGCCGCGGGCAGCGTGCCGTCGGTGACCTGCCTAACGTAGTCCGGCGTGTGGACGAGCAGCAGGTCGGCGGGCGGCGCGCGCCCGGGGTCGTGCAGCCGCTCCGGCGGGACGAGCCCCGCCGCGAGCACGCCGTCGCGCAGCAGGGCGTACTTCGCCATCGGGAAGCGGTGCCCCTCCGGCAGCGGGATCGCGTAGGCGGCGGACGACCAGAGGTGGAGCGGCACGCGCGGCCGGGGGAACCCGTTAGGCGCGCGCCGGCGGCCCGCGCGTCAGGCGTTCGGCCGCCCGCACGCGCCGCCGCCCGGCAGCGACGCCGGGTGCCGGGCGCGGGCGCGCATCGCCGCCTCGACCTCGTCGGCCTCGCGCGGCACGCCGGCCGAGAGCCACTCCACGCCGCCCGCCGTCATCGCGTAGTCGTCCTCGATGCGCACGCCGACGTTCCGGTAGCGCGCCATGACGGGGCGGAGCCGCGCCACCATCGCCCGGTTGCGCGGCGTGTCGGCCAGCCCGTCGAGGACGGCCGGCTTCACGTACACCCCGGGCTCGACGGTGAACACGTCGCCCGGCTGCACGAGGCGGGCGCCGCGGTAGTACTGCGCCGGGTCGTGCACCTCGAGGCCGAGTCCGTGACCGCCGTAGCCGTGCCAGGCGTAGAGCGACACCTGCGGCACCTGGCGGTACGCCGCACGGCCGCCCGCGGTGTCCGCACCCGCGGTGCTCGCGCCGGGCGCGCCCGGGGGTGTGTTAGGCGCGTCGAACGTCGCGTCGGGCGCCTC
This is a stretch of genomic DNA from Gemmatimonadetes bacterium T265. It encodes these proteins:
- a CDS encoding histone deacetylase, which encodes MPLHLWSSAAYAIPLPEGHRFPMAKYALLRDGVLAAGLVPPERLHDPGRAPPADLLLVHTPDYVRQVTDGTLPAAEQRRIGLPWSEAFVERAYRVVRGTCEAAEAALQYGVAMNLAGGTHHAFPDRGEGFCTFNDVAVALRRLRRGGHVRRACVVDLDVHQGNGTHACFAGDPDVYTFSMHGAKNFPFHKVPGTRDVELADGTGDAEYLALLGAHLPRVLRDAAPDLVVYLAGADPHEGDRLGRLKLTFEGLVRRDWMVLEACREVGIPVCATIAGGYGRDVRDTVAVHVNTVGVVARFA
- a CDS encoding antitoxin — encoded protein: MANFLVYSPAESPMLQVPVHEAKTHLSRLLAAVERGEEVVIMRDRTPVARLVAFEEKRRHPVFGDMRGQLGDMPPEAFAPMTDEEAEEWGF
- a CDS encoding twitching motility protein PilT, which translates into the protein MGVLSAAPPPRLRILLDTHALVWNRAGSTKLSAAARAALDDPANEKFVSAATAWEVCTKFHLGKWPDVAALAEDFTRRIVAGGYTPLSVTTEHAQEAGALPQHHRDPFDRMLIAQALAERMPLVSNEALFDRYGVRRIW